DNA from Desulfuromonas sp. AOP6:
CCCTTTTATTGACAGCCTGATTCCTAAAGCACGGGTTTGGGACAATACTTTTGCCGCGGGGCAGCGCAGCATTGAGGGCATCCAAGCCGTTTTAACTTCGGTACCCGTGCTGGAAAGCCAGCCCATCATCGGTTGGGGGCAGGAACTGAACCGGATGACACGTTTGGCTGCTTTATTGGGTGAGCGAGGCTATCATTCCGTGATGGTCCAATCCTCCAATCGCCGCTCGTTTCATCTGGATAGCATTGCCGCGGCCCTGGGGTTCAATGCCTATTTCGGCAAGGAAGACCTGCCGATAAGACGACAGTATCCCGGAGAAGTGCCGCGTTTTGGCTGGGACTTCGAAGCCTTGATGTTCATGGCGGATTATCTTGCCTCCCCCAAAGTAAAGCATCAGCCGTTTTTGTCCTTTGTTTTCACGGGCACAACGCACGAACCCTTTCCTGATCCCGGCCGGGAGTTTCATCTGTACCCGCACCATGCCGGCAAGGAAGAGGCGTACCTGAACACCTTGAGATACAGCGACTGGTCGCTTCAGCAGTTTATGGCAAAGGCCGCCGAACAGCCCTGGTATAAGAACACGGTCTTCGTATTCATTGCCGATCATGTTTTAAGATCAGAGGGCACGTCCCTGGAGAGCGAGTTCGAAATCCCGCTCATTATCTACACGCCGGATGGATCTATCGAACCGGGTCGCGACAGTCGATACGCCTCTCAGTATGACGTTCTGCCCACCCTCATGACCTTGCTGGATGTGCCGGACAACCTGGCGACTTACGGAAAGTCATTACTGCTCCCCGCTGGCGACCTGGAGGGGGCCCAGGTGCAACGTGGCGGCGTGACAGGCTGGATCGACAGCAAAGGCTGGTTCACCTTTTCACGGCATACCGACCTGGATTCAGGAGGGCTGTACGAGCACGACTTGGATACGCTGGCGCAAAACAGCAAAGCTGTAAAAGCCAGAATGCAGGTGGCAGATCATCGTTTAAGCAGAAATCTATGGTTTCCTGAGCCGAAGGGAAAATCCTACGTAAAAACTGAAAAAAACGACGACGGAACGGATCAGCGCATCTAACAGCTGCGACGACGTCCTCTGCTTTTACTCCTGGTAGGCCTGTAAAATTTTTTCAACGATATTGGTCGTGGACTTTCCGTCAACAAAAGTGATGAGTTCAACGTGCCCCCCATAGCTTTCAACGATCTCTTTACCAACAACCTGGTCAGGCTGGTAGTCTCCCCCCTTGACAAGGATATGGGGACGGACTTCACGAATGAGTTCAAGGGGAGTGTCTTCGTCGAAAATCACGACATAGTCAACACAGTCGAGAGCCGCGAGAATATGGGCGCGTTCTTCCTGATCGATGAAAGGGCGTTTGGCCCCCTTAAGGCGACGGATGGAGGTGTCAGAGTTGAGCCCCAGAACCAGCAGATCACCCAAGCGCCGGGCTTTCTGCAGGTATTTGACGTGACCGACATGCAGCAGATCAAAACAGCCGTTGGTGAAAACGATGGTACGGCCACGCTCTCGGGCCTGTTGCATTTCAGCTGAAATCAGGCAGCGCGATTTGATCTTCCGGTCGGTATCCAGGTGCTGCCCTTCGACGACCTCCAGAATTTCATGGGGTGAAACCGTCGACGTCCCCACCTTGCCGACCACCACCCCGGCAGCAACGTTAGCAAGATAAGCCGTGTCTTCCAAAGAAAGACCACCAGCCAATCCTACTCCAAACAGGCACAAAACAGTATCCCCAGCACCCGAAACATCATAAACTTCCCGAGCCTCAGTCGGCAGATCCACCTCCGTGCCATTGCGCTTAAAAAGAGACATTCCTTCTTCACTGCGCGTCAATACCAATACATCGAGATCAAGTTCGCGGCAAAGCTTGCGACCGGCAACGCGCAGGGTAGCATCGTCTGTTATCTCTATTTGGGATGCCAGCTGGGCTTCTTTACGATTGGGGGTCAGGAGGGTCGCCCCTTTATACTTGCTATAATCGGAGCCTTTTGGATCGACCACCACAGGAATACCTGCTTGGCGCCCAGCATCGATAATCTCACGCAAGACCAGCGGGGTGAGCACGCCCTTGAGGTAATCGGAAAGCAAAACCACATCGACATGATTCATTTGACGCCTGATGTAGGCAACCAAGGCATCTTCCTGCATTCCAAGAATGGCCTCGCAACTTTCCCTGTCGATACGCAGCATTTGCTGGTTGCTGGCCAGCACTCGGGTTTTGCGGCTGGTTGTGCGGCCTGGCACCTGTTGTACGCCGTCGATCCCTACCTGTAATTCCTGAAGCCTCCTGCGTAGCAGCTTGCCATCCTCATCTTCGCCCAAGACGCTTGCCACATCCACCTGACAGCCAAGTCGCAAAAGATTGTTGATGACATTACCGGCTCCGCCAAGGCGAAGGTCATGCCGTTTGACATCTACCACCTGAACCGGCGCCTCGGGAGAAATACGATCGGCATTTCCCCACAGATATTCATCCAGCATCAGGTCGCCGACCACCAGAGCCCTGATGCTCGGCAGACCACTCAGAAAACTCTCGACAGCTGTGCGCTTCATTTATTTTTTACTCCCAACCTGTCTAGCACGGCCAGAGCAAACAAAGGAATGTTAATTTCATGATGACCGGTTATAGCAAAACCCCGGCCGCTGCCGGAAGTAGGTCGCTTGACGACATTTTGCAAAGGACGATAGTGTTGAAGCATGTCGAAGTTGGCGGTAGTGAAATTATCGACATGGTGTCCCAGGTTTTGTACCACAGAAAGAGCTTTCAGGAAAACTTCAGGGAGAAGCACGGCAGACCCGACATTTAGCCAGACGCCGCTACTCAAATCAGCCACCACGGCGGCCAGCAGTCGGAAGTCACGATAGCTCATTTCACCCGTGACGGCACCATCGGCTTGCGGATGCTGGTGGATGATGTCGGTACCAATGGCGACATGCACCGTAGCAGGGACACCATGTTTGTGACAAGTAGCAAGCACACTGTAGTCGGCATAGGGATGTTGCCTTTCAACAATTGCCTCAGCAATCGCCCGGCCATACCCTATTCCGCGCGGCAAGCCCTCAGCAAGGGCGCTGTTCATGCCCGAACCGGTCTCTTCGGCAAAACCGAAATCCCCCGAATGTAGAACAGCCCCGACATCTTCAGAGGTTTTGCCCGTCAAGGAGACTTCGAAATCATGGATGGCGGCAGAGCCGTTCATGACGATGGCGGAGATCACGCCAGCTTCGATCAGGCTGCGAATGACGGGTTGAAGGCCGCACTTGATAACGTGCCCCCCCATGGCAAGGACAACAGGCCGACCAGCACCACGGGCGGAAACGACCGCATCGACGACACCCCGCAGGCTATCGGCGCCAAGCAACCTTGGCAACGCCGTGAAAAAGTCTTCGAAGGACATTCCCTGGCGCAGAGGCGCGGCGAAGTGTTCCTCAATATTCACCTTGTTGTCCCGAGAAGAAATGGGATAGGTTTTGATGGAGGAAAGGTCGATGGGTTGATATGGTTTCATGCTTCCCCCTGACCAGAAAAGAGCCGACGCTCCACCAGATCACAAAGCAGGTGGATAATCATCAGGTGACATTCCTGCACGTGCGGCGTCTGTTCGATAGGTACGACAAGGGGGAAATCAACACGGGGAGCAATGCTTCCGCCGTTGCGGCCCAGAAGCGCCATGGTCTGGCAACCGGCAGCCTTGGCAGCTTCCAGGGCCAAAGCCACATTGGGAGAATTGCCGCTGGTGGAGATTCCGATGACCAAATCGCCGGGCAGGGCAAGCGCCTCGACCTGACGCTTGAATATTTCATTGAAGCCATAGTCGTTGCCGACAGCTGTCAAAATGGAGGTATCGGTAGAGAGGGCGATAGCTGGTAGCGCCTTGCGCTCCATCATAAAACGGCCGACCAGCTCGGCAGCAAAGTGTTGGGCATCGGCGGCAGAGCCGCCGTTACCCATGATCAAAATCTTTCCACCACCGGACAGGGTCTGCTGCAAAAGCTCAACAGCACCGGCAATCGAATCCGTCATCTGTGATGCAACTATTTCAACAGCTCTTATATGTCCTTCGAGATACAGCCGTATTTCCTCATTCATAACCGCTCGTTTCTCCCGTTCGCAATCAGATCACCAAGGCCCTTAAAATAAAATCTAGACAAGGGAATGTCAATTTATTCCTCGGATTCTCTTATACCGTGGAAAGGGGCTCAATGCTCCCAGATAAGCCTCTGACATCTTGACAAACATCGGTTTTCAAACTAGCCTCGACCTCATCCATAAACAACGTAAGGAAAGCCTTAAAATCCCATGAAAAAGATACGCGTCCTTTGCCTGACTTCTTTTAGCGACCTCCCTGAAGCGCACATGTTTATCAAGCTGAAAGAGGCCGGAATCGACTTGCATGTCATTGCCAGCCCCGGCGCACCCCATAACGACACAATCCGCAAGGCAGGTGTGCCTCTTGAAGAGATTAAACTTAAAGGGCGCTTTGACCTGCATGGTATCCGCTATATTCGCAACAAACTAAAGCGGGAGCCTTTCGACATCCTGCACATGTTCAACAATCGCACAACCTCAAACGGTCTTCTAGCCGCAACAGGTATCCCTATAAAGATCATATGCTATAGAGGAATTGAGGGAAATGTCAGTTATCTTGACCCGGCCTCATGGACAACCTACCTTCACCCCAAGGTTGACAGAATCATCTGTGTTGCCGAAGCTATTCGAAAGACGCTATTAAAAGTTGGAATAGGTCCCCTCCGGCTTACCCCTGAAAAGGTGGTGACGATTCACAAGGGACACGAACTTGCCTGGTACAATGCTACTCCCGCTGATCTAACGGTACTAGACATCCCCAAGGATGCTTTTGTTATTGGCTGCATCGCCAATGACCGACCGCGTAAAGGGCTTCACATTCTGATTGAGGCCATGAATTATCTCCCCACCGATGGCTCCGTCCATCTCCTTCTCATCGGAAAAATGGATTCCTCCAAGTTGCTTCCTCTTATCGGATCCAGTCCCAATGCAAAAAATATCCACCTCACAGGCTTCCGAACCGATGCCCCTGCCTTGATAGCTGCATGCAGCACAGCGGTTCTTCCTGCCCTGAAAAGAGAGGGGCTACCCAAAGCCATTATAGAGGCCATGGTGTATGCCATCCCCCCCATAGTGACCCGCTCCGGCGGCAGTCCTGAACTTGTTGTTGAGAATGAAAGTGGCTTAGTGGTTTCGCCCGGCAACCCAAAGGAGTTAGCCGGAGCGATCAGATCCCTATATGACAATAGGGCATTGGCCAAGAAGATGGGGGAAGCAGCGCGAAACAGGATTAGGCTTGATTTCCGTCACGCGACAACAGTAGGAAAAACCTTGGAAGTGTATCAACAGCTTTTGGAAAGTTAAGCGCCCCAAATAACAAAAATGCTCGTTGGCTAAACTCTATTTTTTTGACGTAACCAAAGGTCACTATATTTAAGAAATCTCGAAAATGCTCCTGTAGCTGCAACCATAAAACCTGCAGCACCATCAAGAAAGCCTCTTTTTACGACGTACACTCTCAAAAAAAACATAATCGAGTGTGTAATAGAATCAGCAAAAGTGCAACGAACGCCCTCGGCATGTTTTGCCTCTGCCCACAACGCAGAATATCTTGCTGATTTTGCAACCCAGCTCTCCAAGTTTGTGTAACTATAATGAAGAAGATCATTTTTAAGATAATGAAGATTCATATCTGATCCGAATATGACGCGTTCATGAACCACCGCATCGTTATACTGGGCTCTCTTTCTAGGATAGAGCCGTACTACATAATCCGGATACCAACCACTATGCCTGACAAAAGAACCAAATGCCCACGTTAGACGAGGAACGGCATACACCTTATCTCTTGCGTCAGTTTCGACAACACCCTGTATTTCTTTTGATAATTTTTCCGTAACTTCCTCATCGCCATCGATAGCAAATATCCAATCTCCACTAGCATAGCTTTCCGCTAATTGGCGCTGCGCGCCAAATCCATGCCACACATTTTCAATGTAAACGTTTTTTGTATATTTTCTACATATTTCGACGGTCAAGTCTGTACTTCCAGAATCCAATATAATGAGTTCATCAGCCCACGAAAGACTTCGCAGACAGGATTCTATTTTTGACTCTTCGTTCTTAACTATCATCACAACAGATATTGTGGCCTTATCCATGATAAACCTTAAAGTCTTTCTTAAGTTCTTCCAACTTTTCACAAAGTCTTTCTGTCAAAGAAGAAGTTACTTCATCTTTGCTCAGGTAAAAAACTGCATCCCTTGAATACAAAGTGATAGTCTTAGCCAGCGAATCGATATCCGAATCTGAGCAACACCTAAAATTGCGGGGTAGCCGATCCCACTTTTCAGGCCCAATATGTAATTTCCGAACAAACCCTTTAGCGGAATTTTCAATAAACTGACCAACGGGCATCCGATATTGGTTGAGGAAGGGCAAAACCTTCGTTTCTATATTAAGATTGATCGAAGCAGTGAAATCCTGCCATTTCTCTGGCATAAACTTGGGGCTAAACCTTACAGGCATCCATGGCACCCTCAAAGCATCCGCAACAATAGCTCCATGCATGGCTTCAGTAATCAAGTGCTTGGTTCCGCGCAAATCAGCAAGTATTTTATCTACTGACTGTTTAGCAGATATGTATTTCACACCTGCCCTCTCACAGACACTGTGCCAATCAATAAAAACCTCACTCCTATGATGAGGCATGAACCCGACTGGAAAACAGCCTGAGGGGTCAGGCATAGCAACAGTCCTAAGAAGAAAGGCCCCATCGACAATAGCCATTTCACTTGGCAATCCGAGCCTTTTGGCGGTAAGTGGCCCCCTCACACAATAAATTTTCCATCGCTCATCAATTTTAGGGGGGGATCCAAACCCCATACCGGAGCTGAAAACCACAATTGAATTTGATTTTCCAAGAGTGCGTTTGACACGCTGTTGGTCCAGCAAAGTTCCTATACCAAGGAAGGCAGTACTATCATTTACGGCCAGCAACTCAGGAATCAAGCGTGGCCATAACCACGGATTTAAGTCATCTCCAAAATTTCCGCCAACAGTATGCGAGTATTCGAGATACATCAAAAACCTCCCCCAAAACCGATTTAGCCATACCCGAAAAACGCGAGTTACAGTATCCAGGTAAAACCCAGCTATTCATTCCCTAAAAACGAGTCCCTGCGGAACCAGTTATATTTATCTAATTTTTATCAATCAACAATAATGGATACTGATTTTTTGCTACCAAGGAGTCAAATTCTTTCTGATGAGCTCAAAAATCTAAGGGAAGAATAAAAAACGAACAAAGAGAAACTGTAGACAATCATGAATGGCGACCGAGACACCCAACTTTCTGTAAGGCCGAATATGGCAAAAGACACTACGATCAGCAATCCAGTTAAAGCCACCCGGCGCTGACAGTCGTTTGCCGAATTTTGCCATCCCCTGAAAAACAAACCGACCGGCACCACAATGAGTGCTACGAGCATGGACAACATCCCAAGCGACCCTGCATTCCCAAGCATTTCGAAGTAAATACTGTGGGCATGGCTGTATTCGTGATTAAGTTGCGTTTTGCCAGCGCTCATTGCCGCAATGCTATCGTGTTTGAAGTCTCCGAGGCCGGATCCGACCAGCGGGTTCTGCTGAAACTGCTCCCAGGCTATCCCCCACATGAGGATGCGATGCCCCAGTGAGGTATTCAGATTCTGTCCTGTAGAAAAATCCTTAAAATTGACAAAGACCTGACTAAGGCGAGGACCGATTTGATCATTAAAGCTTATTGCGCCTCCGGCAAGCAAAAGCATGACAAAACCGACAACAACAAGATTTCTACGACAGAAAAACGCTTTTCCCATCAGCATGGATAGAAAAAAAAGAGCAACAGGCAAAACCAACCACCCTCCACGCGCTCCACTTAAAAGGCTCGCGCCAAGGGCGGCCGCCAAAGACAAACTCAACAGCAGCCAGTGGCTGTTACCGTCTTTATAAACCAGAGACACAAAAAGGATAACAGCAAACAGCATGGCGACATCGCCAAAGACAATTGCGTTAGTGATCCCCTGCGCTCTTCCAAATCCAAGTAAAAAGGTCTGATAAATCGCCACCCCAAATAGCACGAATGACCCCAGGCAAATTCCTTTCAGGTAGGCAATGGAAAGGTCAACCTTGACCTTCGCGGCGCCGATTGTCAGAACAAAAAAACCTAACAGGTAACTCAACTTGGTCAGTCTCTTGATTCCTTGCCCCAAATCATCGGCATTCACCAAGCTGGCCACAGCGGCCAAGAGGAATACGATAACCGCATAAAAAAACAATTTTAGTCCCTTGGGAATTTCATCCCAGGCGGTGCCCTTCAGCAAAAGAAGACCAAACAGACACGCCACCAGAAACAAGCTGCTGTGCCAACTCTTTACGGTTCCAAACAGAACAGGAAAGGCGAAACACAATCCGTAAAATATCTGTGTACGTTTATCGTTCAAGGCGTCAAGCACCATATTTACAGTTCTCCTTCAACACATTTACCAAGCTAGCGAGATTATGACCTCTATCGAATTTTTTTAAAGCAATCTGGCGTCCACGTGCACCAAAAGCTACCCTGAGTGACGAGTCTTTCAATAAACAAAGTACCCTTTCTTTGAGGGCGTGGATGTCGCCAAAAGGAACCAGAAAACCTGTTTCGCCATCCTGAACAATTTCCGGGTTACTGCTAACATCAAAAGCTACAATTGGCTTTCCTGCAGCCATGGCTTCAATCAGCACATAGCCGAACCCCTCCCACCTTGAGGGAAGCACAAAGACATCCACGCTGGCCATGAATGCGTTCATATTTTCAACAAAACCGATAAAATCAATTTTGCCACACGCTCCTTGTGCAGCAGCGTAATCCTCTAGTTCTTTTAGTAATTTACCCTCACCAGCGACCTTGATTTTGAAGTCAATCCCTGCTGTGTTTAATTGAACCGCAAGATCGATCAGAGCCTTCTGATTTTTCTGATAGGATAACCGTCCAGCGCTGCCGATGATTACCGGTCTGTTTCGTTCGTCTAACTGCAGTTTCTTTTCATCTTGAAGATCCCGAAAGTCGATCCCATTATAAATGACGTGGATTTTTTCTTCTGGAAATAGATGAGCATTGTTTTGGAGAATAGTCTTTTTGGTCTGAAAAGAATTCGCAATAATTTCTGTCACAATCTTTTTGAAGAGTATGCGATTGAGAAATGTATTTTTGATCGGGATAGCACTTCCGCGGCGATAGATGATTTTCGGAACATGGGCTAAGCGCGCTGCGATTCCGGCTGCTTTAAGATCGGAAGGGAGATTGAGAATAACTACCTGGGTACGAGACTTTTTAAACCACCGTATCAGTGACCATATTTTAATAAAATTGAGTCCACTCAAATTCCCAATGCACACAGGTTTAGTGGGGATACTGGCCTGAGTTGCTTTTTTGAGGAGATCCCCGGTGGGGTGGGCAGCAATAGTTACCTGAAACCCTTCCTTCACAAGGAATTCAGCCGCCTCTAGGTGCCATTTTTCGCCACCACCCCAGGCACGACAGGAATTGAAAAGACAGATATTCATTGAGCACACACACACATGGAGACTGCCGACTGTGCTAACAGCAGCATTCTTAACTAAGAGGGTTATTTCAAAATTTCTCGTGCCGCGGAAACCACCATTTCACTCGTCACTAGGATCATGCAGCGATGGTCGGTCGGGCAGACGCGCTTAAGGCAAGGCGCGCACTCAACATTTTGGTAAGCGACACGATAGCGCGCAGTCCAGGGATAAGTCGTGGTGTGATCCGTTGGGCCGAATATAGCAACTGTTGGCACTTGCAGTGCGGCTGCCACATGCATCGGCCCGGAGTCGTTACTGATGATCAAAGAGCAATGTGCAATGACCGCCATCATCTCGCGTACAGACGTTTCACCGACCAGATTAAGCGCTTGGTGCCGCATCTGCTGGACAATATCCTGGCCTATCGCCTTTTCACCCGGCCCGCCTATAACGACCACCTGAAACCCGAATTCTTCCGCCAGAGTATCGGCAACCTGGGCGAAGCGCTCGGGATACCAGCGTTTGGCGGAACCATAAGCGGCACCAGGATTGACACCGAGCCAACACCCCTCGCCAAGACGTTTGAGTGCATGTTCCCGTTCGGCGGGCGTGATAACAAGCTGAAGTTCACCGCTGCCTCCCGTGATCCCAAATGCTTTAAGCATTTCCAGGTAATGGCGTGAATGATGTTGCGATCGGACTTTGTCCGTTAAAGGCACCGAACCGGTGAGCAGCAACCGTCGACCATCCGTAGAAAATCCAATACGGCGCGGAATACCTGCGAGAAAAGTCAGCAATGCGGCCTCAAAAGCCTTTTGCAATAGAATGGCCAGGTCAAATCGCTCCGAGCGAAGTTTCCGAACAAACCTCAGGAAACCAGCCGCCCCACTGTGGTCACCTTTCCGATCATAAACCAACACCCGATCACAACAGGGATGAGGAGAAAACAACTGGGCAACCAGGGGATTGGCGGCGACAACGATCTCGGCGCCAGGAAAAGTGTGGCGAATGGCTGCCAGAGCGGGCGTCATCATGACCCCGTCCCCAATCCAATTGGTTGCTCGCACCAGAATCTTTTTGGGAGAAGACCCTATTGAAAAATTTTCAACTCGACTAGCCAAGCGTTTCCGCCTCATCCATCAGCATCACCGGGATGTCATCCCGGATGGGAAAAGCCAGACAGCAGGAATCACAAACCAGCCGACTTTGGGTTTCTTCATAGCGCACCACCCCCTTGCATTGAGGGCAGGCGAGGAGTTCTAAAAGTTCTTTATTCAGGGGCATGATCTCTCCCGGGAATGATTTGATGGAGTTTCTGAAAGAAGCCTTCCTCATCAAAAAGATGCATCGCAAGCGGAACCTGATAGCAGGGAACGGAAAAATCACCAAGGTCCAGTTTTACAGCGTCCTTTTCGGTGGTGATCAGATAATCCGCGCCTTCGGCCAGGCGGCTCAACCGCTTCACCAACTGAATATCATAAACCACATGATCGGACAGGGCAAGGTTTTCGACAAGCAGCAGACCCTTGGCGGCAAGCGCCTCAAAGAAGGAAGTCGGGTCGGCGATGCCGGCAAAGGCCACTCCTTTTTTAGTCTGCAGACGCGCCAGCGGAACAACTTCGCCGGCAAGACTAATTGCCTCGGACGCCAGCAGATGCTGGCTGTAATAAGCGGGCTTTTCGGCATAAAGAGGAGGGGCGGAGGGAGAACCTGAACCTTCTGGGCAGCGGGTAAAAACCAGCAGATCGGCTCTTTTCACGGCAGAGGGAAACTCCCGCAGCAGGCCGGCCGGCAAAACCTGGCCGTTGCCCAGGGGCTTGCTACCGTCAAGGAGCAGGATATCCACATCGCGCTGAACGGCGAGATGCTGAAAGCCGTCATCGAGAATGATCCGTTCGGCCTGATAGCGTTCTACGGCGGTACGGACGCCATCAGCCCTTTTGCGGGCGACAAAAACCAGCGCTTGCGGGTTTCGCCGGGCCAGCAGAAAAGGCTCATCCCCGCACAGGTCGGCGGCCATTTGCGGCCCTTCACCAACGCTGACCACCCCTACCCGTTCCTGCAGCGCACCACCATACCCACGACTGACCACAGCTACCCGCAGACCCTGCGACAGAAAATGTTTGACGAGGGCGTCGACCACGGGTGTCTTGCCGGTGCCGCCGGCGGTAATATTGCCAACGGAGATGACCGGAACGGGAGACCGGAAGGAAGAGAGCACTCCACAGCGGTACAGTGCGGCGCGGCAAAGCCCCACCAATCCATAGAGCCAACCAAGGGGGATGAGCACGCCTAGCAGAAGAAGATCCAGAAAGCCGTCAGGTCCCTGCAACACCAGGCGTCTATGCCAGGACAATATCTTCACATCAGGATTCCAGCAAGGATTTCATAACGCCGAGGGTCTTGCGCGTGGCGCCGGCATTGCTGGCCAGCACGCCGTTACCGTTATTCCCCAGGACGCGACGGGCGCGGTTGTCTTTTAGGAGGTTGCGGATCTGAAGGACGAGGTCCTGCCTGTCGGCCACCTGGACGCCGCCTTTGGCCGAGAGCAGCAGGCGGGAGATTTCCTTGAAATTGTGCATGTAGGGCCCAAAGAGCACGGGTTTTTTCAGCAAAGCAGGCTCCAGAATGTTGTGCCCACCGACAGGGACAAGACTGCCGCCCACAAAAACCAGATCGGCCGTCGCATAGAGATCGAGCATTTCTCCCATCGTATCGACCAGCAGGACTTCACCGGGCTGCACCCATTTCGTATCTTTCTGCAGGGAGCTTCGCAGAACATAGGGAATTTTTTCGCTGACCAGCAACTCTCCCACGACCTTGCACCGTTCGACGTGTCGTGGCACCAAAACAAGAACAACAGCAATTCCCTCGGCGACCAACTGCCGATAGGCTTCGATAAGAATTTCGTGTTCGCCCGATCGGGTGCTGCCGGCCACCCAGATCATCGTCTCTTCAGGCAACCGAAATTTTTCTTTGAGAGCGGTGATGCGGGTCGGTTCGGGGACCACAACCTGCATGTCAAATTTAAGATTCCCGGGGACGCAAACACGCTCGGAAGGGGCGCCAAGATAGGCGATGCGCTGCGCGTCCGTCTCGCTCTGCAT
Protein-coding regions in this window:
- a CDS encoding glycosyltransferase, coding for MNICLFNSCRAWGGGEKWHLEAAEFLVKEGFQVTIAAHPTGDLLKKATQASIPTKPVCIGNLSGLNFIKIWSLIRWFKKSRTQVVILNLPSDLKAAGIAARLAHVPKIIYRRGSAIPIKNTFLNRILFKKIVTEIIANSFQTKKTILQNNAHLFPEEKIHVIYNGIDFRDLQDEKKLQLDERNRPVIIGSAGRLSYQKNQKALIDLAVQLNTAGIDFKIKVAGEGKLLKELEDYAAAQGACGKIDFIGFVENMNAFMASVDVFVLPSRWEGFGYVLIEAMAAGKPIVAFDVSSNPEIVQDGETGFLVPFGDIHALKERVLCLLKDSSLRVAFGARGRQIALKKFDRGHNLASLVNVLKENCKYGA
- a CDS encoding 3-deoxy-D-manno-octulosonic acid transferase — its product is MYLLYDVILLLASVVLLPYALLKGIRYGNGWRGLGERIGLYSRDRLTGLQGKPLIWVHAVSVGEVRAAMPLLRQVKEAYPQSSLILSTMTFTGQTIARDSGLADLCVFFPYDLSWIARRIFRQLPLDLLVIVETEIWPNFIHQAYKAGIPILLVNGRISDRSFPRYKFIRPLLRPVLQNFSSFCMQSETDAQRIAYLGAPSERVCVPGNLKFDMQVVVPEPTRITALKEKFRLPEETMIWVAGSTRSGEHEILIEAYRQLVAEGIAVVLVLVPRHVERCKVVGELLVSEKIPYVLRSSLQKDTKWVQPGEVLLVDTMGEMLDLYATADLVFVGGSLVPVGGHNILEPALLKKPVLFGPYMHNFKEISRLLLSAKGGVQVADRQDLVLQIRNLLKDNRARRVLGNNGNGVLASNAGATRKTLGVMKSLLES
- a CDS encoding Trm112 family protein, with translation MPLNKELLELLACPQCKGVVRYEETQSRLVCDSCCLAFPIRDDIPVMLMDEAETLG
- the lpxK gene encoding tetraacyldisaccharide 4'-kinase, which gives rise to MKILSWHRRLVLQGPDGFLDLLLLGVLIPLGWLYGLVGLCRAALYRCGVLSSFRSPVPVISVGNITAGGTGKTPVVDALVKHFLSQGLRVAVVSRGYGGALQERVGVVSVGEGPQMAADLCGDEPFLLARRNPQALVFVARKRADGVRTAVERYQAERIILDDGFQHLAVQRDVDILLLDGSKPLGNGQVLPAGLLREFPSAVKRADLLVFTRCPEGSGSPSAPPLYAEKPAYYSQHLLASEAISLAGEVVPLARLQTKKGVAFAGIADPTSFFEALAAKGLLLVENLALSDHVVYDIQLVKRLSRLAEGADYLITTEKDAVKLDLGDFSVPCYQVPLAMHLFDEEGFFQKLHQIIPGRDHAPE
- the waaF gene encoding lipopolysaccharide heptosyltransferase II, whose amino-acid sequence is MASRVENFSIGSSPKKILVRATNWIGDGVMMTPALAAIRHTFPGAEIVVAANPLVAQLFSPHPCCDRVLVYDRKGDHSGAAGFLRFVRKLRSERFDLAILLQKAFEAALLTFLAGIPRRIGFSTDGRRLLLTGSVPLTDKVRSQHHSRHYLEMLKAFGITGGSGELQLVITPAEREHALKRLGEGCWLGVNPGAAYGSAKRWYPERFAQVADTLAEEFGFQVVVIGGPGEKAIGQDIVQQMRHQALNLVGETSVREMMAVIAHCSLIISNDSGPMHVAAALQVPTVAIFGPTDHTTTYPWTARYRVAYQNVECAPCLKRVCPTDHRCMILVTSEMVVSAAREILK